The Panicum hallii strain FIL2 chromosome 5, PHallii_v3.1, whole genome shotgun sequence genome contains the following window.
CAAAATCAGCTTAGTGGGAAGTTCCCGGACAATATCAAGGAAGGATGCTCATTTGAGGCACTAGATTTCACTGGCAACTGGATTGGAGGGCAGCTGCCTAGATCTCTTGTTGCCTGCAAAAACTTGGAGGTCCTTGATATCGGAAACAATCAAATAAGTGACTCTTTTCCATGTTGGATGAATACACTTACAAGCTTCAAATTCTCGTACTGAAATCAAACAAGTTTTTTGGATAAGTTGTGCCTTCTACCTCTGATGAGGAAGACACGACCTGCAAGTTTCCAAGtctacgagttcttgatctAGCCTCCAATAACTTCTCAGGTACACTAACAAAGGCATGGTTGACAGAATTGAAGTCCATGATTGTCAAAAGCGAAAATGAGCCAGTGGTGAAGGAATATTTGGGCACGAACAAGATTACCACCTTGATCACATACAAAGGATTTGACTTCACAATTTCTAATACATTATGGACCCTTGTGTACATTAACATCTCAAGTAACGCACTCCGTGGTAGCATCCCTGAATCCATCGGGGGGCTTGCTATGTTAAACGTGCTCAACATGTCACGCAACTCGCTCGCGGGGCCAATTCCGTCTCAGCTTGGCCGTTTGGGCCAGATGGAAACTCTGGACCTATCCTTCAATGAGCTTTCAGGAACAGTTCCCCAGGAGCTAGCATCTCTGGACTTCCTTCCAGTGTTGAACCTCTCCTGCAACAAGCTGGAAGGCAGAGTGCCGGAGTCACCTCATTTCATGACGTTTTCGGATGGCTCCTTTTTGGGAAACGGTGGCCTGTGCGGGCCTCCGTTGTCCAAAGAGTGCATCGGCACAATACCACCACCTGCAGTGTCAGGTCGCTCCATGGAGAGATCTGTAGATATTGTGCTATTCCCCTTTGTTGGACTAGGATTTGGTGTTGGATTTGCAGTTGCAGTTGCTGTAATGCCATGAGGAATCCCCACTAGAAAGCGATCTTAGATCGAGAAGGAACGAGCGAGGTCTTCTTAATTATGTGTCGAGGTTAATTGAAATCATTCCCTGTATGAGGGTCTTGGAAGTGTATCATGTTGATGTATTAGAAATACAAGCTCATTCATTTTATTTGTTAAAAAGCTAGCAAATTGTACAGGTACAGACGTAAGGTCACTTGGGATTTTGCTGCTTTCAGTCAGCTTGGGCGCCATGCGAATCTGCAAATTTACCTCATTTTCAGCCCGGCCGGTTGCTGCCCGGCGACAAGCCCTTTCAGCTCATCTGAAAAAGGGAAAACCTTGATCCGTACCACAGGTTATTTAATTTTTTTCTTTCCTGCTGATCCAGTTTTGCTGCGTGGCTAAGAGGAGTAATGATGGTAAAAAATGCCACGAGCTAGTCACCCACGAGGCCACGGCTTTGGTCTTGACGTCTTGTACGTGCTAGCGTACATAGTGTGTGGCCAGTGGCGGTAGCCTCGATTGCACGGCAGCCAGGAAACATCTATCATTTTCTGGTTTTAGCTGGCAGATAACAGCCACGGTGGACAATTGTGGCTCGCTCTGCGATATTGCACGATTATTGCTCAGGACTCCGATGGTCTCCGATCCAGATGTCCCGGCTCGGCGGCTTCTCCACGTTCGTTTCACAGCTGTGTACGTCCGCACCAGGCAACCCAGAAGTATATATATTTTGGATCATTAGGTTAATCCAAAAAAATAATAAGATAAACTAGAATAGCAATCTGCATAAATAATTTAGGAGAAGAAATAAACTAGAGTGGCATGCATTAATTAGCTGATCTAAAAGATACTATTAAAAGATACTATTAAGTACCCATTTGCATCCTTACTGGAACGTAACCTTCCGATCCAATCGTAGAGGGTCGACACGGACTGTTTGCCGGTTAGCCGCTGGGCGGGCATGGCTTCCCTGCCTCCTTTAGAATTTTCGACAGCCCGCAACACTTCATTGGATTTGGTTGCTGCGGATTGAAGAATTAATACCGATCTCCTATGTTCACGGGGCGCATATCTGGTGCAAATACGGGTGCATATCTTGTGTAAATAGATACTTCAATCATTCAAATTTAGTAGAAATCCAATCTACAAGtccttttctttttgaaacTTTCCAGATCTATTAAAAATGAATTATGTTCTACGTTCACACAAAAATTGATCAGGCTGAATAAATAAAAATGAAATTTCGCATCAATTTCAATCTATTAAGCCGGACAGAATTTACAGCTCCAATTTTTCACGGAGGTAGAATAGTGAAGGAAGTCGTGCGAAGCAACACGACCGTTAGTGGTAGGGCCCGTAACGAATTTTCTATTCACGTGGAGTTGACTGACTACTGCATGATGGAATAATGGATCAAATTAAAGTGTGAGCAGAATTTACTAGAAACGATGATGACTTTGACAGCGTATTGATATAACAATGTGTTGTAATCTCCGTAGAAATTTTTTGAAGAAAAGTCGTAGCTAAATTACTCATGGTGTATTCATGAGGTTGACTGATCAGATCGAACCAATAC
Protein-coding sequences here:
- the LOC112896001 gene encoding putative receptor like protein 25; the protein is MIVKSENEPVVKEYLGTNKITTLITYKGFDFTISNTLWTLVYINISSNALRGSIPESIGGLAMLNVLNMSRNSLAGPIPSQLGRLGQMETLDLSFNELSGTVPQELASLDFLPVLNLSCNKLEGRVPESPHFMTFSDGSFLGNGGLCGPPLSKECIGTIPPPAVSGRSMERSVDIVLFPFVGLGFGVGFAVAVAVMP